One window from the genome of Candidatus Chlorohelix allophototropha encodes:
- the metH gene encoding methionine synthase, which translates to MSNQIFNPFGSPEKYQASSFMRELEKRVLVYDGAMGTQLMERNLTVDDYGGEQYHGCNEYLVLTRPDVIEEIHSAYFAAGADVVESDSFTGSRLKLDEYKLGHLTYEINFTATQIARRVADRFTAADPSRPRFVAGSIGPTGLLPSSEDPVLGNITFDQLKETYAEQSKALIEGGADVLLIETSQDILEVKAAIFGIREAIIQTGKWVPIQAQVSVLDGNGRMLLGTDIAAVMVTLESLRADIIGLNCAVGPDLMREPMRYLSEHSKVKLSCLPNAGLPINERGRTVYPLQAVPMAEILKEFVEELGINIVGTCCGSTPEYTAELAKQVWGHEKPVRTLQAEALVSSGIRATSLLQDPPPMLVGERVNSTGSKKVRQLLLADDYDGLMTIAREQVEGGAHTLDVQVALTERTDEAEQMRRTVKKLSTAIEAPLVIDSTEADVIEAALKAAPGRCIINSINMERGTERIEAIMPLVRDHGAAVIALTIDEEGMAHTAERKFEIATRIRQIVHENYDLPDNALIFDLLTFPLTTGQEDLREDAYQTLLGIKRLKEAYPEVLTILGVSNVSFGVAQRARAVLNSMFLHHAVQYGLDMAIVNPSHITPYAEIPDEQRKLCDDLIFNHDQDALPRFIEFFEKNTSAGVKAEAEDATAGMSVAEKLHYQILHRKKEGIEALVDAEVENRGAVPVLNEVLLPAMKEVGDKFGAGELILPFVLQSAEVMKKAVAWLEQYLEKKEGYTKGKVVIATVFGDVHDIGKSLVNTILTNNGYTVYDLGKQVPVNTIIEKAVEVGADAIGLSALLVSTSKQMPLCVQELQRRGLDFPVLIGGAAINRAFGYRTNFVNNNPETPYTPGVFYCKDAFEGLSVIDKLTDKAASAQFKNQLLVEAHASIVKEHERDARVAQTHARLEAEAATKAALNGSIRPSGVEDLKHLPEPPFWGYCTLKQLPLEQLFDLLDKNTLFRLHWGGGSSKKKLEGGYETLVKDEFEPLLAELRESAEREGFLAPKAIYGYFPCRTEGEEVVIYDPENRERELTRFSFPRQPGGEKLCLADYFATSQTAAGKYDVIPLQVVTAGQVAGEYCDRLNKQGDYSRAYFVHGLASSIAEAAAEYLNRQIIAELGLHEGQGKRYSWGYPACPDLEDQQKLFQLMPITSEIGVSITEAHQLDPEQSTAALVVHHTSAKYYSTLDRESVSRL; encoded by the coding sequence TTGAGCAACCAGATTTTTAATCCATTCGGCAGCCCGGAAAAGTATCAGGCTTCCAGCTTTATGCGGGAACTGGAAAAGCGCGTGTTGGTTTACGATGGCGCGATGGGTACACAATTGATGGAACGCAACTTGACCGTCGATGATTACGGTGGGGAGCAGTATCACGGTTGCAATGAATATCTGGTCTTAACCCGCCCTGATGTTATTGAAGAAATCCATTCCGCTTACTTCGCAGCAGGCGCAGATGTAGTCGAATCCGATAGTTTCACGGGTAGTCGCCTCAAACTGGACGAGTACAAACTCGGTCATCTGACTTATGAGATTAATTTCACCGCCACTCAGATTGCACGCCGAGTCGCCGACCGTTTTACCGCTGCCGACCCTTCACGTCCCCGCTTCGTTGCCGGAAGTATCGGACCTACCGGACTCCTGCCTTCCTCAGAAGACCCGGTGCTTGGCAACATCACCTTTGATCAGCTTAAAGAGACTTACGCCGAACAGAGCAAAGCGCTCATCGAAGGCGGCGCTGATGTGCTGCTAATCGAAACCTCACAGGATATTCTGGAAGTTAAAGCAGCAATTTTCGGGATTCGTGAAGCGATTATCCAAACCGGAAAATGGGTGCCGATTCAAGCGCAGGTTTCGGTGTTGGACGGTAACGGGCGAATGTTGTTAGGTACAGATATTGCCGCCGTTATGGTTACGCTAGAGAGTTTACGCGCCGATATTATCGGGCTTAATTGCGCCGTTGGTCCCGACCTGATGCGCGAACCGATGCGCTACCTAAGCGAACATAGCAAGGTTAAGCTTAGTTGCCTACCTAACGCCGGATTGCCGATTAATGAAAGAGGGCGCACCGTTTACCCGCTTCAGGCTGTACCTATGGCAGAAATCCTGAAAGAATTTGTAGAAGAACTGGGAATTAACATCGTCGGGACTTGCTGCGGCTCTACCCCTGAATACACCGCCGAACTCGCAAAACAGGTGTGGGGACATGAAAAGCCTGTGCGTACACTTCAAGCTGAAGCGCTGGTTTCGAGCGGTATTCGCGCTACCTCATTACTCCAAGACCCGCCACCAATGCTGGTAGGCGAACGGGTGAACAGCACCGGCAGCAAGAAGGTGCGGCAACTGCTGTTGGCAGATGATTACGATGGGTTGATGACCATTGCCCGCGAACAGGTGGAGGGTGGCGCACATACGCTAGACGTACAGGTGGCATTGACCGAGCGCACCGATGAAGCGGAACAGATGCGCCGTACCGTCAAGAAACTTTCTACCGCCATCGAAGCCCCGCTGGTAATCGACTCAACTGAAGCGGATGTAATTGAAGCTGCCCTGAAAGCTGCGCCCGGTCGCTGTATCATTAACTCTATAAATATGGAGCGAGGCACTGAGCGTATCGAAGCGATTATGCCGTTGGTGCGCGATCATGGCGCTGCCGTTATTGCGCTTACCATTGACGAAGAGGGCATGGCGCATACCGCCGAGCGAAAATTTGAGATTGCCACACGCATACGCCAGATCGTACATGAAAATTACGACCTACCGGATAACGCCCTTATTTTCGATTTGCTGACCTTCCCGCTTACTACCGGACAAGAAGACTTGCGAGAAGATGCCTATCAGACGCTGCTTGGTATCAAACGCCTAAAAGAGGCGTACCCGGAAGTTTTGACTATTCTGGGGGTTAGCAACGTTTCGTTCGGGGTGGCTCAAAGGGCGCGTGCAGTGCTTAACTCGATGTTCCTGCACCACGCAGTACAATACGGGCTAGATATGGCGATTGTAAATCCTAGCCACATTACCCCCTACGCTGAAATCCCGGACGAGCAGCGCAAACTGTGCGATGACCTGATTTTCAATCACGATCAGGATGCCTTGCCCCGCTTTATCGAATTTTTCGAGAAGAATACCAGCGCCGGGGTCAAAGCCGAAGCGGAAGACGCAACCGCAGGTATGTCGGTGGCTGAGAAGTTGCATTACCAGATTCTGCACCGCAAGAAAGAAGGCATTGAAGCGCTGGTAGATGCCGAGGTGGAAAACCGGGGCGCAGTGCCGGTACTCAACGAGGTGTTGCTGCCTGCCATGAAAGAGGTTGGCGACAAGTTTGGCGCGGGCGAACTCATTCTGCCTTTCGTGCTGCAAAGCGCCGAAGTGATGAAAAAAGCGGTGGCGTGGCTTGAACAATACTTAGAAAAGAAAGAAGGCTATACCAAAGGTAAGGTGGTAATTGCTACCGTCTTTGGCGATGTGCATGACATCGGCAAGAGCCTGGTGAATACCATTCTCACCAACAACGGCTACACCGTGTACGATTTAGGCAAGCAAGTTCCGGTCAATACTATCATCGAGAAAGCGGTGGAAGTGGGCGCGGATGCCATCGGTCTTTCCGCCTTGTTGGTCAGTACCAGCAAGCAAATGCCGCTGTGTGTGCAGGAATTACAACGGCGCGGTTTGGATTTCCCCGTCCTCATTGGTGGAGCCGCCATCAATCGGGCTTTTGGATATCGCACCAATTTTGTCAATAACAATCCTGAAACGCCCTACACGCCCGGTGTCTTTTACTGTAAAGACGCTTTTGAAGGCTTGTCGGTTATAGACAAACTCACCGATAAAGCTGCCAGCGCCCAATTTAAAAACCAGTTGTTGGTAGAGGCGCATGCATCGATTGTGAAAGAGCATGAACGAGATGCCCGCGTAGCACAAACACATGCCCGGCTAGAAGCGGAAGCAGCTACCAAAGCAGCCTTGAACGGTAGCATTCGTCCTAGTGGCGTTGAAGACCTTAAGCACTTACCCGAACCACCCTTCTGGGGTTACTGCACCCTTAAGCAATTGCCTTTAGAGCAGCTTTTTGACTTGCTGGATAAAAACACCCTGTTCCGATTGCATTGGGGCGGCGGTAGCAGCAAAAAAAAGCTTGAGGGTGGCTATGAAACGCTGGTAAAGGATGAGTTCGAGCCGTTGTTGGCGGAACTACGCGAGTCGGCAGAGCGCGAAGGCTTCCTTGCTCCCAAGGCGATTTACGGCTACTTCCCATGTCGCACCGAAGGCGAAGAAGTAGTAATTTATGACCCTGAGAATCGGGAACGCGAACTGACCCGCTTCAGTTTCCCACGTCAACCCGGTGGCGAAAAGCTGTGTCTTGCCGACTATTTTGCCACTAGCCAAACCGCCGCCGGCAAATACGATGTAATACCCTTACAGGTAGTTACCGCCGGGCAAGTTGCGGGCGAATATTGCGACCGACTCAACAAGCAAGGCGATTATAGTCGCGCCTACTTTGTGCATGGGCTTGCCAGCAGCATAGCGGAAGCTGCCGCAGAGTATCTCAACCGACAGATTATCGCGGAATTAGGGTTGCACGAAGGACAAGGCAAACGCTATAGCTGGGGATATCCTGCTTGCCCAGATCTGGAAGACCAGCAAAAGTTGTTCCAACTGATGCCCATCACCAGCGAAATTGGGGTGAGCATTACCGAAGCGCACCAACTTGACCCTGAGCAAAGCACAGCCGCGCTGGTGGTACACCACACCTCCGCCAAATACTACTCCACCCTAGATCGCGAATCGGTTTCCCGCCTGTAG
- a CDS encoding IS4 family transposase: MSDNLRRHRAIKQQLLQLHPQAQGRELQYLTILAMVISGIVGSRHSALPNIAAKVPDKTKRESRIIRMRRLLKNDNFNQKVVYAPFAKQLLSSLCHCPLVLVIDGSQVGAGGMGLVISVVYQGRALPLGWLVVKAKKGHLAQALHIRLLKQVHSLVPSGSQVVFLGDGEFDGCRLLRRLDYYGWQYVCRTAKNSQVWLDEQAHYAISKLGVQPGQVVSQSGVAFSKHEYGPVLVIAVWQKPYREPLYLVSNLALAQEAIRYYKKRFRIETFFSDSKSRGFRLDKSHLDDPKRLERLLLAACLAYLWIVHLGTIALAEGWNRVIHRTERLDLSLFNLGLNLLEHFLNEHLPLPVAFIPFLLEDF; the protein is encoded by the coding sequence ATGAGTGACAACCTTCGCCGACATCGTGCCATAAAACAGCAATTGTTGCAACTCCACCCACAAGCGCAGGGGCGCGAATTACAATATTTAACAATTCTAGCGATGGTGATCAGTGGGATTGTAGGTAGTCGGCATAGTGCGTTGCCTAATATCGCCGCCAAAGTGCCAGATAAAACTAAACGGGAAAGCCGCATCATCCGAATGCGCCGATTGCTCAAAAATGATAACTTTAACCAAAAAGTGGTGTATGCTCCTTTCGCCAAACAATTGCTGAGTAGCCTGTGTCATTGTCCACTGGTACTGGTGATAGATGGCAGTCAGGTTGGTGCTGGTGGAATGGGCTTAGTAATCAGTGTAGTATATCAGGGGCGGGCTTTACCTTTGGGTTGGTTGGTGGTTAAGGCTAAAAAGGGACATTTAGCTCAAGCTTTGCACATCAGATTGTTAAAGCAAGTTCACTCGTTGGTTCCGTCTGGTAGCCAAGTAGTCTTTTTGGGTGATGGTGAATTCGATGGCTGTCGTTTGTTAAGACGGTTAGATTATTACGGTTGGCAGTATGTCTGTCGTACTGCTAAAAATAGCCAGGTCTGGTTGGATGAACAAGCTCATTATGCCATCAGTAAGTTAGGGGTTCAGCCTGGTCAGGTAGTGAGTCAGAGCGGCGTAGCATTCAGCAAACACGAGTACGGACCAGTACTGGTCATAGCGGTCTGGCAAAAGCCTTACCGTGAGCCACTTTATCTGGTGAGTAATTTGGCTCTAGCCCAGGAAGCAATCCGGTACTACAAAAAGAGGTTTAGGATTGAAACCTTCTTTTCCGATAGCAAGAGCCGAGGGTTTCGGCTGGACAAGAGCCATTTGGATGACCCTAAACGGCTAGAAAGGTTATTGTTAGCGGCTTGTCTGGCTTATCTTTGGATTGTACATCTGGGTACGATAGCTTTAGCTGAAGGCTGGAACCGGGTCATTCATCGCACCGAACGACTGGATTTGAGCCTGTTCAATTTAGGTTTGAACCTGCTTGAGCATTTTTTGAATGAACATTTACCCTTACCAGTCGCCTTTATCCCTTTTCTTTTAGAGGATTTCTAA
- a CDS encoding IS5 family transposase, which produces MSTRKAYPTDPSDAEWEIIMPYFPPNSREGRPRVHPYREIVCAIFYLLKTGCQWEMLPQEFPHWKTVYHYYRLWRWNGLWQRIYEALHQKVRVKAGRNPQPSAGIIDSQSVKTTEVGGIRGYDAGKKVNGRKRHLLVDTLGFPIVVKVQAANIQDRDGAIEVLATAENKCRTLKLVWADGGYSGKLVEWVAGMFDFELEIVKRTDDIKGFKVQPRRWVVERTHAWIGRNRRMAKEYERLPQHSEANIYISMIRLALKRLSKLSP; this is translated from the coding sequence ATGAGTACAAGAAAAGCTTACCCTACCGACCCGAGCGATGCCGAGTGGGAAATCATTATGCCATATTTCCCCCCTAACAGTCGAGAAGGTCGTCCCAGAGTACATCCCTATCGTGAAATAGTCTGCGCCATCTTCTACTTACTCAAAACTGGTTGCCAATGGGAAATGCTTCCACAAGAGTTTCCTCATTGGAAAACAGTCTATCACTACTACCGTCTGTGGCGCTGGAACGGTCTTTGGCAACGTATTTACGAGGCACTACACCAAAAAGTGCGAGTTAAGGCAGGACGAAATCCCCAACCCAGCGCTGGTATCATCGATAGCCAGTCAGTAAAAACCACCGAAGTTGGAGGAATACGGGGTTACGATGCAGGAAAAAAGGTGAATGGGCGCAAGCGGCACCTGCTGGTGGACACCTTGGGCTTTCCGATCGTGGTCAAAGTACAAGCTGCGAATATACAAGATCGAGATGGGGCAATAGAAGTGCTGGCCACTGCTGAGAATAAATGCCGTACCCTGAAGTTGGTATGGGCGGATGGAGGTTACAGCGGAAAGTTGGTAGAGTGGGTGGCTGGAATGTTCGATTTTGAACTGGAAATAGTCAAACGCACCGACGATATTAAAGGTTTTAAGGTACAACCGCGTCGTTGGGTAGTAGAACGGACGCATGCCTGGATCGGGCGGAACCGACGAATGGCGAAAGAGTATGAGCGTTTACCACAGCATTCGGAAGCCAATATTTACATTTCTATGATCCGTTTGGCTCTCAAAAGGCTTTCTAAACTTTCGCCTTGA
- a CDS encoding transposase, giving the protein MYSGTTFSTVRGEIWHNDFPLGIARVGRVSFSCTHNTSLPIILFYFNFLLYSVLRNALKEFRHEIYDCFEYASDALFNLADALMTESQAQSVLELTLSPNFERKWPSLYEALQMGQVNQTRFEQTMVRYAPHPFDGERLVLAVDATNIERPFSTTSADRGWLYKHNLPNCDKPVTVGWQFSTVVVVPAQTSSHTYIVSNRRIKTSQTPAEVASQQLSELRPYFAERPLNLGDRYYPTKAFIQNSSKDYDLLLRLKSNRVFYRKVVRDEQKRGRGAPAKHGARFQCNDPNTHGLPQRVWVGTDENGHKLVVSAWTELHLREAPELALSIIRIQREAASGKTHDPLESWYVWSGQTELDLTQVWSYYKRRYSIEHGYRFDKQDLLWEKPRLRYPSQFELWTAIVSLVHDELQIAQGLGLEVLRPWENSQRQPSPQQIRRGLSGIIVQLGSPAKASKVRGNGKGRAVGTKVRPATRYKVVKKGVSTSNLTNIRC; this is encoded by the coding sequence ATGTACTCTGGGACGACCTTCTCGACTGTTAGGGGGGAAATATGGCATAATGATTTCCCACTCGGCATCGCTCGGGTCGGTAGGGTAAGCTTTTCTTGTACTCATAATACGAGCTTACCCATTATTCTTTTTTATTTCAACTTTCTTCTTTACTCAGTTTTAAGAAACGCTCTTAAAGAATTTCGGCACGAAATCTATGACTGCTTTGAATACGCCAGTGACGCATTGTTTAATCTGGCGGATGCCCTTATGACAGAAAGCCAGGCTCAATCGGTACTGGAACTGACCCTTTCGCCCAATTTTGAGCGAAAATGGCCCAGTTTGTATGAGGCTTTGCAAATGGGTCAAGTTAACCAAACTCGCTTCGAGCAAACCATGGTGCGCTACGCCCCTCATCCCTTCGATGGTGAAAGATTGGTACTGGCAGTGGATGCTACCAATATCGAGCGACCCTTTAGCACTACATCTGCAGATCGTGGCTGGCTTTACAAACACAATCTGCCCAATTGTGATAAGCCCGTGACCGTGGGTTGGCAATTCTCGACCGTGGTGGTGGTGCCGGCTCAAACCAGTAGCCATACATACATTGTCTCCAACCGCAGGATCAAAACCAGTCAAACACCAGCAGAGGTAGCCAGCCAGCAACTGAGCGAATTGCGCCCATATTTTGCTGAAAGACCGCTCAATCTGGGAGACCGGTACTACCCCACCAAAGCATTTATTCAAAATAGCAGTAAGGACTATGACTTGCTGCTGCGGCTCAAGTCTAACCGAGTATTCTATCGAAAAGTGGTGAGAGATGAGCAGAAACGAGGTCGCGGCGCTCCCGCTAAACACGGTGCTCGTTTCCAATGTAATGATCCCAATACGCACGGTTTGCCGCAGCGAGTGTGGGTTGGGACGGACGAAAATGGACACAAACTGGTAGTAAGCGCATGGACTGAGCTGCATTTGAGGGAAGCACCTGAACTGGCACTGAGCATAATCCGAATACAGCGTGAGGCAGCCAGTGGTAAAACCCATGACCCTCTGGAAAGTTGGTATGTGTGGTCGGGTCAAACTGAGCTTGACCTGACGCAAGTCTGGTCGTATTACAAGAGGCGTTACTCGATAGAACACGGCTATCGTTTTGACAAACAAGATTTGTTGTGGGAAAAACCACGCTTGCGCTATCCGAGCCAGTTTGAGTTGTGGACGGCGATAGTCAGTTTGGTACACGACGAATTGCAAATCGCTCAAGGCTTGGGCTTGGAAGTGTTGCGACCTTGGGAAAATAGTCAACGACAGCCAAGCCCTCAGCAAATTCGACGAGGCTTGTCCGGAATAATTGTGCAGTTGGGCAGTCCGGCCAAAGCCAGCAAAGTGCGAGGAAATGGGAAGGGTCGAGCGGTTGGCACCAAAGTAAGACCAGCTACCCGCTATAAGGTGGTCAAAAAGGGGGTTTCTACCTCTAATTTGACGAATATTCGCTGTTAA
- a CDS encoding CAP domain-containing protein, whose protein sequence is MGKTKYFFRIALVLLILSPLLLVAPGFTNAEAFADQAFANIWQKTDQAIANGSLKASWIWGPEPRLNRYEAYKDSPGGQRLVSYFDKSRMEINNPNGDRNSIWFVTNGLLCRELVSGQMALGDYTTEAKAPAAVPVGGDLDSPYGPTYATFNSIASLNNDHRAGNKNGYVTDFIDRQGAISKNTVYPQRASYAFYENNLGHNIPDVFYNWMAGLKGRGIDWQYVIGLPITEPYWAKFKIAGVEREVLVQLFERRALTFNPANDPVWQVEMGNIGIHYMAWRNSVTPITTTPVAAPTTTPPKSTTPSTTPPTTAAPTPIPTNGLDTEEQAFLGTINQYRAANGKGALSVNQKLTAASRWMSGDMGAKNYFSHTDSLGRDPFKRMNDFGYTYHAAAENIAAGYETAQDVFTGWKNSPGHNTNMLGNYTEIGIGRVYTASSLYKWYWTTDFGTP, encoded by the coding sequence ATGGGTAAAACGAAATACTTCTTTAGAATCGCACTTGTATTGCTAATACTGTCACCTTTACTTTTGGTAGCGCCGGGATTCACCAACGCCGAAGCCTTTGCCGATCAAGCTTTTGCAAATATTTGGCAAAAAACCGATCAGGCGATTGCTAACGGAAGCCTCAAAGCCAGTTGGATTTGGGGACCCGAACCGCGCTTGAATCGCTATGAAGCATACAAAGATTCGCCCGGTGGGCAACGCCTTGTTTCTTATTTTGACAAAAGCCGCATGGAAATTAACAATCCCAACGGTGATCGCAATAGTATCTGGTTTGTTACTAATGGCTTGCTATGCCGTGAGTTGGTTTCGGGGCAAATGGCGCTTGGCGATTACACCACCGAGGCAAAAGCGCCTGCCGCTGTGCCGGTTGGGGGCGATCTTGATAGCCCTTACGGTCCAACCTACGCTACCTTTAATAGTATTGCCTCGCTAAATAATGACCATCGCGCTGGCAATAAAAACGGCTATGTTACTGATTTTATTGACCGACAGGGCGCTATCAGCAAAAATACAGTCTATCCACAGCGTGCCAGTTATGCTTTCTATGAAAACAACCTAGGGCACAACATCCCGGACGTATTCTACAATTGGATGGCGGGTCTTAAAGGTAGAGGTATAGATTGGCAATATGTTATCGGTCTGCCTATTACCGAACCCTACTGGGCTAAATTTAAAATTGCAGGAGTTGAACGCGAAGTACTGGTGCAACTTTTTGAGCGGCGCGCCCTTACCTTTAACCCTGCAAATGACCCGGTTTGGCAAGTAGAGATGGGGAATATTGGGATACATTACATGGCATGGCGCAATAGCGTAACGCCTATCACTACTACACCAGTAGCTGCTCCCACTACCACGCCACCTAAATCTACGACTCCCTCTACTACACCGCCAACAACTGCTGCACCCACTCCTATTCCAACAAATGGGCTGGATACAGAGGAACAGGCTTTTCTCGGTACTATTAACCAGTATCGGGCTGCCAACGGTAAAGGTGCATTGAGCGTTAACCAGAAGTTAACCGCTGCTTCACGTTGGATGAGCGGTGATATGGGCGCTAAAAACTACTTCAGCCATACCGACTCGTTGGGACGTGACCCTTTCAAGCGCATGAACGATTTCGGTTACACTTATCATGCGGCAGCGGAAAATATAGCAGCAGGCTATGAAACCGCCCAAGATGTATTCACCGGATGGAAGAACTCACCCGGACATAATACTAATATGCTAGGAAATTATACTGAAATAGGCATTGGTAGGGTCTATACTGCCAGTTCGCTTTATAAATGGTACTGGACTACTGACTTTGGTACGCCGTAA
- a CDS encoding ABC transporter permease — MVKQLTLKDLKLRYKSSILGFVWSLANPLMMMFVFYLVFVVLLPQTAPQNCDVANTRECRIYNSYTAFILVGLMAWNFTANSISTGMMSLLSHASMIKKVYFPRETLAIASVLAVFVNFLLSLIPLFLIIFINGIGLTWYVLLLPVILFFHLLFMCGLGLFLSVAVVYFRDLTHIMEVGLTAWFFLTPILYTMDRVFPSAQQLVYWLNPMASFIESYRAILFFHYSPEPLFTLRTCLTGVLSFVLGYYFFIKASRSLGEVL; from the coding sequence CTGGTTAAACAACTAACTTTAAAGGATCTAAAACTTCGGTATAAAAGCTCAATATTGGGTTTTGTCTGGTCGTTGGCGAATCCTTTAATGATGATGTTTGTTTTTTATTTGGTATTTGTAGTGCTGCTGCCGCAAACAGCGCCACAGAACTGTGATGTTGCCAATACACGGGAATGCCGCATTTATAATAGTTATACCGCTTTTATTCTGGTGGGGCTGATGGCGTGGAATTTTACCGCTAACTCCATCTCAACCGGTATGATGTCCTTGCTCAGTCATGCTTCCATGATAAAAAAGGTTTATTTCCCAAGAGAAACACTGGCGATAGCTTCGGTGCTGGCGGTATTCGTAAACTTCCTGTTATCCTTGATCCCACTCTTCCTGATTATTTTCATCAACGGAATTGGGCTAACTTGGTATGTTTTGTTGTTGCCCGTGATACTTTTCTTTCATCTCCTTTTTATGTGTGGGTTAGGTTTGTTCCTATCGGTCGCCGTAGTTTATTTCCGCGATCTAACACACATAATGGAAGTAGGGTTAACCGCTTGGTTCTTCCTTACCCCGATTCTCTACACAATGGATAGAGTTTTCCCAAGCGCACAGCAACTGGTGTATTGGCTCAACCCGATGGCTTCATTTATTGAGAGCTATCGCGCGATTCTTTTCTTTCACTATTCCCCTGAGCCGCTCTTTACACTGCGCACCTGTTTAACAGGGGTTCTCTCATTTGTGTTGGGTTATTACTTTTTTATAAAGGCTTCTCGCTCTTTGGGCGAAGTGCTGTAA
- a CDS encoding ABC transporter ATP-binding protein — MSSSKYLIEVDNVSKYYKLHHERKGTLQSWFINSLGRKKKLDEDFWALKDVSFKLGRGRTLGVIGRNGAGKSTLLKLVTGIIQPTEGRIRVNGRVSAMLELGTGFHPDLTARDNIFLNGAIYGFSKKDMEQRYDRIVDFSELGKFIDTPVKHYSSGMYMRLAFAVAITVNPEILVVDEVLAVGDAAFGRKCYDELERMKKANVSILFVSHGPGEIARFCDEAIYLANGRIVAQGTPPEVLKMYEQQTNPTFISTR, encoded by the coding sequence ATGAGTTCAAGCAAATATTTGATCGAAGTTGATAATGTTTCTAAGTATTACAAATTGCACCACGAGCGAAAAGGCACCTTGCAAAGTTGGTTTATCAACTCTTTGGGACGCAAAAAGAAACTAGATGAGGATTTCTGGGCGCTAAAGGATGTTAGCTTCAAATTGGGACGCGGGAGAACACTCGGTGTAATTGGGCGGAATGGCGCAGGTAAAAGCACTCTCTTGAAACTGGTAACAGGCATCATCCAACCTACTGAAGGACGCATCAGGGTAAACGGACGAGTGTCGGCTATGCTGGAGTTAGGTACGGGCTTCCATCCCGACCTGACCGCCCGCGATAACATTTTTCTCAACGGCGCTATTTATGGTTTCTCGAAAAAAGATATGGAACAACGCTACGATAGAATTGTAGATTTCAGTGAGCTTGGAAAGTTCATTGACACTCCCGTAAAGCACTATAGTAGTGGAATGTATATGCGCCTTGCCTTTGCGGTTGCTATTACCGTAAACCCGGAAATTCTCGTAGTGGATGAGGTATTAGCAGTTGGGGATGCCGCCTTTGGTCGCAAATGTTACGATGAATTGGAAAGAATGAAGAAGGCGAATGTTTCTATCCTGTTCGTATCGCATGGTCCGGGTGAAATAGCGCGTTTCTGTGATGAGGCAATTTACCTTGCAAACGGGCGTATTGTGGCACAGGGAACGCCCCCTGAAGTCTTAAAAATGTACGAGCAACAAACAAACCCCACTTTTATTAGCACACGTTAG